CCATGCCACCACCCAGGAGTACCTGGAGCGCAAGACGCGGAGCGCCGCCGGCCTGGTAGTGGTGGACCCGCCGCGCGCAGGGCTGGGCGAAAAGGTGGTGCGTCTGCTGGGGCGGCTGGCGGCGCCGCGCCTGACCTATGTCTCCTGCGACCCGGCCACGCTGAGCCGCGACCTGCGCGGGCTGCTAGAATTAGGTTTCAGGGTGGAGCAGGTCCACCTCGTGGACCTGTTCCCGCAGACCTTTCATATCGAGAGCGTGCTGCACCTGGCGCGCTGAACGCGGGCTCTGGTGGGGAGCCCGGAAGGCAAGCATGGACGCCGCCCACCCAGCTCCGGGCCTGGCCCCGCCCTCCGGGACCAGCCGCCAGCCGCTCCTCTTCGCCTCCCTCGCCTTTGCCGCCGGCATCGTGGCCGGCAGCTACGCCTGGCGCCCGCCGCTGTGGTGGCTGGCGGGAACCGCCATCTTTCTGGTCGCGGCCGCATATTTCCTGAGACCTCACCTGCGTGCGGCGCAGGCGCTGGCGCTGGCGTCGCTGGGCTTGCTGGGCGCGCTCAACCTGCAGCTCCGCGGCATCGATGGCGGGCCGGCGGAGCTGGCGCCCTTCCTGGACGGGCGCGAGATCACGGTCACGGCGCACGTCACCCGCGACGGCGTCTTCCGTCCCGGCGCTTTCGGGGGCCAGCGCCAGCAGGTGGACGTCGAGACCGAGGAGGTCTCGGGTCCGCAGGGGAGCGCGACGCCGGCGGCGGGCCTGCGCCTCAGCGTCTACGCCTCACCCTCCTCCGACGAGGACGAAGAGGACGAGTCCGTGGGCGCCGCCTTCGCGGCCCTGCGCTACGGCCAACGCCTGCGCTTCACCACCAAGCTGCGTCCGCCGCACAACTACGGCAACCCCGGCGCCTTCGATTACCGGAGCTGGCTGGCGGGGCAAGGCATCGCCGCCCTGGCTCCGGTGCGGGCCGACCGGCTGGAGCGGCTGGAGGGCTTCCGCGGCAGCCGCTGGCTGGCGGCCCGCAGCGCGGTACAGCGCCGCATCCTGGCTGAGATCGAGGCCCTGTGGGGCCCCCAGGACGCTCCCGTGCTCGAGGCCATGGTGCTGGGCGAGCACTCCGGCATCGATCGCGGCACCCGGGTCAACTTCCAGCGCAGCGGCGTCTATCACGTGCTGGTGGTCTCGGGGCTGAATGTCGGGATCCTGGCCTTCTTCTTTCTCTGGGTCCTGCGACGGATGCGGGTGGGCGAGACCGCCGCCACCCTGCTCACCGTGCTGCTGACCGTGCTCTACGCCTGCCTGACCACCGGGGGCGCGCCCATCTGGCGAGCCACGCTCATGCTGGCCCTCTATCTGGGAGCCCGCCTGCTCTACCGCGAACGCGCCCCGCTGAACGCCATCGGGGCGGCGGGGCTGGGCTTGCTGGTGCTGGATCCGCGCGCGCTCTTCGACCCCAGCTTCCAGTTGACCTTCCTGGCGGTGCTGGCCATCGGCGGCATCGCCCTGCCGCTGCTCGAGAGGACCTCCGCTCCCTACCGCCGCGCCCTCCGCGTGCTCGAGAGCCTCGCCTACGATGTGACCCTGGAGCCGCGGCTGGCCCAGTTCCGGCTGGACCTGCGGATGCTGGCGGAGCGCCTGGCGGTGCTGGCGCCCCTGGCCACCGGCCGCGCCAGCAATCCCCAGGACCGCGCCGCCATCGCCGCCCGCCACGCGCGCTGGCTGGTGGGCACGGGCGCGGAGGCGGTGCTCAATCTCTTCGACGTGCTCGCGGTCTCCGCCGTGATGCAGGTGGCGCTGGCCCTGCCCATGGCCTGGTACTTCCACCGCGCGCTGCTGTTGGCCCTGCCCGCCAACATCGTGGTCGTGCCTCTGGCCGGGCTGCTGATGCCGGCGGCGGTGATCACCCTGGCGCTGGGCGTCGTCTCCAGCGCGCTGGCGCGTCTTCCGGCGGCGCTGACCGCGGTGCTGGTCCGCATCATGACCGGGACCGTGGGGCTTCTGGGCGGCCTGCGGGTGGCCGACCTG
This window of the Terriglobales bacterium genome carries:
- a CDS encoding ComEC/Rec2 family competence protein, which produces MDAAHPAPGLAPPSGTSRQPLLFASLAFAAGIVAGSYAWRPPLWWLAGTAIFLVAAAYFLRPHLRAAQALALASLGLLGALNLQLRGIDGGPAELAPFLDGREITVTAHVTRDGVFRPGAFGGQRQQVDVETEEVSGPQGSATPAAGLRLSVYASPSSDEDEEDESVGAAFAALRYGQRLRFTTKLRPPHNYGNPGAFDYRSWLAGQGIAALAPVRADRLERLEGFRGSRWLAARSAVQRRILAEIEALWGPQDAPVLEAMVLGEHSGIDRGTRVNFQRSGVYHVLVVSGLNVGILAFFFLWVLRRMRVGETAATLLTVLLTVLYACLTTGGAPIWRATLMLALYLGARLLYRERAPLNAIGAAGLGLLVLDPRALFDPSFQLTFLAVLAIGGIALPLLERTSAPYRRALRVLESLAYDVTLEPRLAQFRLDLRMLAERLAVLAPLATGRASNPQDRAAIAARHARWLVGTGAEAVLNLFDVLAVSAVMQVALALPMAWYFHRALLLALPANIVVVPLAGLLMPAAVITLALGVVSSALARLPAALTAVLVRIMTGTVGLLGGLRVADLRVATPSLSAALFAAGAFALALLLAPRRRALAVVGLAGLLAAAAWVSLVPRPPQLRAGVLEVTMLDVGQAQSLLVVSPQGQTLLVDAGGPLGQAATLDFGEDVVSPYLWSRGIRRLDAVLLTHGHSDHIGGMPAVLANFRPRELWVGPNPPTAAYQALMAQARAQGVRVVERRQGERFDFGGATVEVLAPPGDWKPAARPRNNDSVVLLLSYQGTSALLEADAEKRIEQVLVEELPQAALLQVAHNGSATSTTAELLTAVQPRYAAISVGFRNSFGHPKPEVVERLLAAHAAVYRTDMLGALTFYLDGNGVSPSQPSRR